A genomic window from Colletotrichum destructivum chromosome 7, complete sequence includes:
- a CDS encoding Putative AAA+ ATPase domain, ABC-2 type transporter, transmembrane domain, ABC transporter: MIFSGTFLWLRQTQALTKKILLVTLARQWLSTLICSLVIPIVVLALALGLPGLSSPSSKYGVGSPSPAQTLSDSIPNGAKLFFIQSPNAGDDVSKAIRDITAPLGNRARVELLQNERQLMEKCPTDMNGRTDCFAAVVFNDSPLSSTGDGQWNYTIRVSSSKSRSTFDVTEPSKATGNMFTPLQLAVDQAITNSTIVPDTYMFTRISQDQAKAIKRRASIDMILGGLGIVCFASMLSLVFHIVGMISSERESGMSQLIDVMAGGAASARVLSYVIAFDIIYFPTWVILGGIFSSLLLPTTNAGIPILWQVLTGWALTSGCVFGATFAVRYSAIYAVAALAGMAMFAMLLDSQAEPISALVAILFSAVFPSCSYIFVLNSLARYEKAGVAANIYAIPPTPGLAVHQANIGTLWACLCLTIVVFPLVAILIETFVHGISTRRRSFKTGSKAADSTTALEVTGLTKTYPPSIWRRMCCCCCGSFRRSFTAVDSLDFTSQKQQILCLLGINGSGKTTTMDLITGRQRPTSGSIRINASSSQIGFCPQKNIQWEQLTVLEHAAIWDQIKGGSATRAQLEQLVESCDLGLKINSQVGTLSGGQKRKVQLTCMLAGGSSVCLMDEVTTGMDPVSRRAIWNIVLAERSKRSIILTTHFLDECEVLADQVVVVSRGHLKCQGSPAELKNTYGGGYRVHVPQIENVPRSQYPSVVYQGQTVFNTPDSTSATHLLSSLEAAGLSDVLVTGPTIEDVFLKVANEPEELEKRNSNFSSKTDTAPLALVQDDEWSDGELSSGNRTNFFQQLGALTIKRVMIFRSNFWWYILAMVIPLAFSPAITSLLIVTDGIDTYPYVPPTCQSFEPSIFDEPWLVDLAQSGYTDSLGSGAMSMLVGPRSARDSMFHTVDKFPVGKRYDSQSFDSDFVFQDGFENFQRRVHDNASTVAPGALYMGDVSQKPTIAYNPELGYDTPVLMQNLWSQARSGVSIAVQLAFFSSSVPLDAGSGLIAAVLLAFLHTIYPAFFALYPAYEKLQNVRALQYSNRVRPGPLWISYTMIDMTIVIIIAALATLALSAHVENWYFAGYMFPVFWLYGVASMLWSYIISLYARSELAAFGFTFCTIMVAFILSVVGFSLGATNPNAGSPTLVLDAVSYSLGLLFPIMNLFRALAIGLNVWLVGCREFKLVADPGSINAYGGPIMLLVIQVVYLFPLLLWLDGQHSFAWPWKKTKQVTPEVSMPSTGQDIEMKTVRVEASSDDMLNIQHVTKSFGGKLAVDNVSLAMGDSSVLALLGPNGAGKTTLTNMMRGDMVPDMGSISVQGVGVQSDPQMAREHIGVCPQFDALDKLTARQQLQFYARIKGVKNIDRDVELVMKKVGLTPHASRLTHKLSGGNKRKLSLAIALLGNPKVLILDEPSSAMDAIAKREMWKMLSSITPGRSVLLTTHSMEEADELATRVAIMSKRILAIGTSQELRKRYSNVYDVHLVLGTAPGSTRGEMQNVESWVRDVFPEASFDAVNLGGQVRFVVPVGTGVSRDGRSTVRRLMETLEQHKTSLGLAHYTVGMGTLEMVFLNIMRESDVPEGEEKVRKPLWRW; encoded by the exons ATGATCTTCTCCGGCACCTTTCTCTGGCTTCGGCAAACCCAGGCCTTGACTAAGAAGATCTTGCTGGTAACTTTGGCACGACAATGGCTCTCGACGCTGATCTGCTCCCTGGTCatccccatcgtcgtcctcgccctaGCCCTCGGACTCCCAGGTCTCTCCTCACCGAGCAGCAAGTACGGCGTGGGCAgcccctcgcccgcccaAACATTGTCCGACTCTATCCCGAACGGCGCGaagctcttcttcatccagtCTCCCAACGCGGGAGATGATGTATCTAAGGCGATCAGAGACATCACGGCGCCCCTGGGAAATAGGGCTCGCGTGGAGTTGCTTCAGAACGAGAGGCAGCTAATGGAGAAATGCCCGACGGACATGAACGGGCGTACCGACTGTtttgccgccgtcgtcttcaacGACTCGCCCCTGAGCAGCACCGGCGACGGGCAGTGGAATTACACCATCCGGGTCAGCTCCTCCAAGTCCCGCTCAACCTTCGATGTCACGGAGCCCAGCAAGGCCACTGGCAACATGTTCACACCGCTGCAActcgccgtcgaccaggCCATCACGAACTCGACCATCGTCCCTGACACCTACATGTTCACTCGTATATCACAGGACCAGGCAAAAGCAATTAAACGCCGGGCTTCCATCGACATGATACTCGGTGGGCTGGGAATCGTGTGCTTTGCTAGCATGCTCTCTCTTGTATTCCACATTGTCGGCATGATCTCCTCAGAGCGCGAATCTGGCATGTCGCAATTGATCGATGTGATGGCTGGCGGCGCAGCCTCTGCCCGTGTCTTGAGCTATGTGATCGCGTTCGACATCATCTACTTCCCGACTTGGGTTATTTTGGGAGGAA TCTTCTCAAGTCTCCTTCTCCCGACCACGAATGCTGGCATCCCGATTCTCTGGCAAGTCCTTACAGGATGGGCTCTAACCAGTGGCTGCGTCTTCGGCGCCACGTTCGCCGTCCGATACTCCGCCATCTACGCCGTTGCTGCTTTGGCCGGCATGGCCATGTTTGCCATGCTCCTCGACAGTCAAGCAGAGCCAATCTCCGCGCTGGTGGCTATCCTCTTTTCTGCCGTCTTCCCCAGTTGCAGTTACATATTCGTCTTAAACTCCTTGGCCCGTTACGAGAAGGCTGGTGTTGCAGCAAACATCTACGCCATCCCCCCTACGCCAGGCCTCGCAGTGCATCAGGCAAATATCGGAACGCTCTGGGCCTGCTTGTGCCTGACTATTGTTGTGTTCCCTCTGGTCGCTATCCTGATCGAAACATTCGTTCATGGAATTAGCACCCGACGGCGCAGTTTCAAGACGGGTTCCAAGGCTGCCGACAGCACAACGGCACTCGAGGTTACCGGCCTTACCAAGACATACCCCCCTTCTATCTGGAGACGGatgtgctgttgttgctgtggCAGTTTCCGCCGCTCTTTCACGGCCGTCGACTCCTTGGACTTCACCagccagaagcagcagaTCCTTTGTCTCCTGGGCATCAACGGTTCCGGGAAAACAACGACAATGGACTTGATCACGGGAAGACAACGCCCGACGAGTGGGTCGATACGGATCAACGCCTCTTCGTCGCAAATCG GCTTCTGTCCGCAAAAGAACATACAATGGGAGCAGTTGACAGTCCTGGAACACGCTGCGATCTGGGACCAGATAAAGGGAGGATCTGCCACTCGGGCGCAGCTTGAACAACTTGTCGAATCGTGCGATCTGGGTCTCAAGATAAATAGCCAAGTCGGGACACTCAGCGGAGGCCAGAAGCGCAAGGTCCAGCTGACATGCATGCTCGCTGGTGGAAGCTCGGTCTGTCTCATGGACGAGGTGACGACCGGCATG GATCCCGTTTCACGTCGGGCCATCTGGAACAttgtcctcgccgagcgcTCCAAGCGATCCATCATTCTGACGACACATTTCCTTGACGAATGCGAAGTCCTTGCCgaccaggtcgtcgtcgtctcccgcgGCCACCTGAAATGCCAGGGCTCCCCGGCGGAACTGAAGAACACCTACGGAGGAGGATACCGTGTACATGTGCCTCAGATTGAAAACGTGCCCCGGTCCCAGTATCCGTCAGTGGTATACCAAGGGCAAACTGTCTTCAACACCCCTGACTCAACATCGGCGACCCATCTGCTGTCGTCCCTCGAAGCCGCTGGCCTGTCGGACGTCCTGGTTACCGGACCTACTATCGAGGACGTCTTCCTGAAAGTCGCCAACGAGCCCGAAGAACTCGAGAAGAGAAATTCGAACTTTTCCTCAAAGACCGACACGgcgcccctcgccctcgtccaggatGATGAATGGTCCGATGGGGAACTGTCCTCGGGGAACAGGACCAATTTCTTCCAGCAACTCGGCGCCTTAACCATCAAGCGCGTCATGATCTTCCGGAGCAACTTCTGGTGGTACATCCTCGCTATGGTCATTCCCCTGGCTTTTTCGCCGGCGATCACTTCCCTGCTAATCGTAACGGATGGCATCGATACCTACCCATACGTGCCCCCCACCTGTCAGAGCTTTGAGCCATCCATATTTGACGAACCTTGGTTGGTCGACCTCGCTCAATCAGGCTATACCGATTCGCTTGGCTCGGGGGCCATGTCGATGCTCGTCGGACCACGGTCTGCCCGGGACAGCATGTTCCACACTGTCGACAAGTTCCCCGTTGGAAAGAGATATGACTCTCAAAGTTTCGATTCCGACTTTGTTTTTCAAGACGGCTTTGAAAACTTCCAGCGGCGTGTACATGACAACGCCTCGACTGTCGCCCCAGGGGCACTCTACATGGGCGACGTGTCGCAGAAGCCCACGATTGCCTACAATCCCGAGCTCGGTTACGACACGCCAGTGTTGATGCAGAACCTCTGGAGCCAGGCGAGAAGCGGCGTTTCTATTGCTGTCCAGCTGGCATTTTTCAGTAGTTCGGTTCCT CTTGATGCCGGCAGTGGTCTCATCGCAGCAGTG CTCCTCGCATTCCTCCATACCATTTACCCAGCCTTCTTCGCACTCTACCCGGCGTATGAGAAGCTACAAAATGTTAGAGCTTTGCAATACTCCAACAGAGTTCGTCCTGGCCCACTATGGATCTCTTACACCATGATCGATATGACtatcgtcatcatcatcgccgcgTTGGCCACCCTGGCCCTGTCAGCTCATGTGGAGAACTGGTACTTCGCCGGCTACATGTTCCCCGTCTTCTGGCTTTACGGCGTGGCAAGCATGCTTTGGAGCTACATCATCTCTCTCTACGCTAGGTCTGAACTTGCCGCTTTCGGCTTCACCTTCTGTACCATCATGGTGGCCTTCATTCTCAGCGTCGTTGGATTTTCG CTGGGTGCAACAAACCCTAACGCCGGAAGCCCAACTCTCGTCTTGGATGCCGTATCCTACTCACTGGGCCTTCTTTTCCCGATCATGAACCTTTTTCGTGCCTTGGCCATCGGCCTCAACGTCTGGCTCGTTGGCTGCCGCGAGTTCAAGCTGGTTGCCGATCCCGGCTCCATCAACGCCTACGGCGGCCCGATCAtgctcctcgtcatccaggTTGTCTACCTgttccctctccttctttgGCTAGATGGTCAGCACTCTTTTGCTTGGccgtggaagaagacgaagcaaGTCACTCCCGAGGTGTCGATGCCGAGTACCGGGCAGGACATCGAGATGAAGACGGTTCGCGTCGAAGCTTCCAGCGACGACATGCTGAACATACAACATGTCACAAAGTCTTTCGGAGGCAAGCTAGCGGTTGATAATGTGTCTCTAGCAATGGGCGACAGCTCCGTTCTGGCGCTCCTCGGCcccaacggcgccggcaagacCACGCTCACGAACATGATGCGAGGAGACATGGTTCCCGACATGGGTAGCATCTCCGTGCAAGGCGTTGGAGTCCAGAGCGACCCACAGATGGCGAGGGAACACATTGGAG TCTGTCCGCAGTTCGATGCTCTCGACAAGCTCACCGCAAGGCAGCAGCTGCAGTTTTACGCCCGCATCAAGGGCGTCAAGAACATCGACAGGGATGTTGAGCTCGTCATGAAGAAGGTCGGCCTGACGCCGCACGCCTCTCGCTTGACGCATAAGCTCTCTGGTGGCAATAAGAGGAAGCTCAGTCTCGCCATCGCACTCCTCG GGAATCCCAAGGTCCTCATTCTAGACGAGCCGAGTTCTGCGATGGACGCTATCGCGAAGCGCGAAATGTGGAAGATGCTCTCCTCCATCACCCCCGGGCGCTCTGTCCTCCTCACC ACACACTCCatggaagaagccgacgaaCTCGCTACTCGCGTAGCCATCATGTCCAAGcgcatcctcgccatcggtACAAGCCAGGAACTTCGCAAGCGCTACAGCAACGTCTACGACGTCCACCTCGTTCTCGGCACAGCGCCCGGCTCCACCCGCGGCGAAATGCAGAACGTCGAGTCCTGGGTGCGCGATGTCTTCCCCGAGGCCTCTTTCGACGCCGTGAACCTTGGCGGACAGGTGCGGTTTGTCGTACCTGTGGGGACCGGTGTTTCGCGGGACGGGAGGAGTACTGTGAGGCGGTTAATGGAGACGCTGGAACAGCATAAGACGAGCCTCGGGCTGGCGCATTATACGGTTGGTATGGGTACCCTGGAGATGGTTTTCCTGAACATCATGCGGGAGAGCGACGtccccgagggcgaggaaaAGGTCAGGAAGCCGCTGTGGCGGTGGTGA
- a CDS encoding Putative PAP/25A-associated, polymerase, nucleotidyl transferase domain, nucleotidyltransferase Trf4, with the protein MSSYRPSYPPRRGNGSHNNSRDNRNHGRYDSRPSHHPPPPGAGDTWRNPWPEDRRRSGAFDGYRPDTRPPQGDFTFRMDKPSGVGEAATGDSYRPYQGNDRRRAGRARGGPFRGRGRGTYQKIIPAERELLRARRDGVDDENLVAEGDGGIVYRDVDELSDDEEADMEISDNSDGESGEPSTKRARRSGNDESGNSIPKWSNPDPYTALPPPDAAERKKKDMVKMIRKARVDETAADKLAASTEAEEFISFDLDEPGGNDNGNADEEEEIILPPSEPPSPPSPPPPPPPCPAPPAQSSHGIAREPPSGPRADRDSRPAPNASAASTAPSTPANKPSSLPPKPLVADDALGSRKRTADDHIKPPTYGPLKKVNRMPVGGAILPEWQVTKDEDPTPWIQADHSKTSDMSVWLHKEIVDFYEVVRPRDFEHEMRTQLVERLRRSLRTSQFYKDCDVRPFGSYMSGLYLPTADMDLVVCAQSWLNGAHSNFFGIRALRGFGKFLSQKKITHYNSMEFIASAKVPLVKYIDSITGLRVDISFDRLDGPQAVKTFAEWKEQFPAMPILVTMIKHFLAMRGLNEPVNGGIGSFTVTCMVVSMLQLMPQVQSRNLIPEHHLGEMLMEFFDLYGNRFDYVNTAIRMKPPGYMHKARVREVVYKNTDRISVIDPNNPANDISGGSSNAGRILEEFSIAHSMLKQRMNELTQQSSRAKRSASILETIYAGNYSSFRLQRAHLRKLYDAR; encoded by the exons ATGAGCTCATACAGACCCTCGTATCCGCCTCGCAGAGGCAATGGCAGCCACAACAACTCAAGAGACAATCGCAACCATGGCCGCTACGATTCGCGCCCATCCCATCATCCGCCACCACCTGGAGCTGGAGACACCTGGCGCAATCCGTGGCCTGAGGACC GCCGCAGATCCGGAGCCTTCGATGGCTACAGACCCGATACCCGCCCACCCCAAGGCGACTTCACCTTTCGGATGGATAAGCCCTCTGGCGTAGGCGAGGCCGCCACAGGAGATTCATATCGTCCCTATCAGGGAAATGACCGGCGAAGGGCTGGACGCGCCCGTGGCGGACCCTTCCGTGGTCGCGGACGAGGCACATATCAGAAGATCATCCCGGCCGAGCGTGAGCTCTTGCGCGCCCGTcgcgatggcgtcgatgacgagaacctggtcgccgagggcgatggcggcatAGTCTATAGAGATGTTGACGAGCTGTCGGATGACGAAGAGGCTGATATGGAAATTTCTGACAACTCGGACGGTGAATCGGGCGAGCCTTCCACCAAGCGCGCCCGCCGCTCGGGCAACGATGAATCGGGCAACAGCATTCCCAAGTGGTCCAATCCCGACCCGTACACGGCCTTGCCCCCACCCGACGCTGCCGAGCGCAAAAAGAAGGATATGGTGAAGATGATTCGGAAGGCGCGAGTGGACGAGACTGCTGCCGACAAACTCGCTGCCAGCACGGAAGCAGAAGAGTTCATTTCCTTCGATCTCGACGAACCTGGcggcaacgacaacggcaacgccgacgaagaagaagaaattATCCTCCCGCCGTCCGAAccaccctctcccccctctcctcctcctcctccgccgccttgtCCTGCACCCCCTGCGCAGTCGTCTCACGGCATCGCTAGAGAACCTCCTTCTGGCCCCCGCGCAGATCGCGACAGCCGACCTGCCCCCAACGcatcggccgcctcgacagCACCGTCTACGCCCGCCAATAAGCCCTCGAGCCTGCCCCCTAAGCCCCtcgtggccgacgacgcttTAGGCTCGCGGAAGCGCACCGCTGACGACCACATCAAGCCTCCTACGTACGGTCCTCTGAAGAAGGTTAATAGGATGCCTGTCGGCGGCGCTATCTTGCCAGAGTGGCAGGTCACCAAGGATGAGGACCCCACCCCCTGGATCCAAGCCGATCATTCCAAGACTTCTGACATGAGCGTCTG GCTTCATAAGGAGATTGTCGACTTCTACGAGGTTGTTCGACCCCGTGACTTCGAACATGAGATGCGAACCCAGCTTGTGGAGCGACTCCGCAGATCCCTCAGAACAAGTCAGTTCTACAAGGACTGTGACGTACGACCCTTTGGGTCTTACATGTCGGGCTTGTATTTGCCTACAGCCGACATGGACTTGGTTGTCTGTGCGCAGAGTTGGCTTAATGGCGCTCATTCAAACTTTTTCGGCATCAGGGCGCTGAGAGGATTTGGCAAGTTCCTCTCCCAAAAGAAGATCACCCACTACAACAGTATGGAGTTCATTGCCAGCGCCAAGGTGCCTCTTGTGAAGTACATCGACAGCATCACTGGCCTCAGAGTCGACATCTCGTTCGACCGCCTTGATGGTCCTCAAGCTGTCAAGACGTTCGCTGAGTGGAAGGAACAGTTCCCGGCCATGCCCATCCTCGTCACCATGATCAAGCACTTCCTCGCCATGCGTGGCTTGAACGAGCCCGTCAACGGAGGCATTGGTAGCTTCACCGTGACCTGTATGGTTGTCAGCATGCTGCAGCTCATGCCCCAGGTCCAGAGCCGTAACCTCATTCCTGAGCACCACCTCGGTGAAATGCTCATGGAGTTCTTCGATCTTTATGGAAACAGGTTCGACTATGTCAACACAGCAATCCGCATGAAGCCCCCGGGATACATGCACAAG GCCCGAGTCCGTGAAGTCGTGTACAAGAACACGGATCGCATTTCCGTCATTGATCCTAACAACCCTGCCAACGACATCTCTGGCGGCTCCAGCAATGCCGGCCGAATCCTGGAAGAGTTCAGCATCGCCCACAGCATGTTGAAGCAGAGAATGAACGAGCTTACCCAGCAGAGCTCCCGCGCCAAGAGATCTGCCAGCATCCTCGAGACCATCTACGCCGGCAACTACTCTTCATTCCGTCTTCAACGCGCGCATCTTCGCAAATTGTACGACGCCAGATGA
- a CDS encoding Putative major facilitator, sugar transporter, major facilitator superfamily, with the protein MYQAQNVYFICGFAAIGGGLFGFDISSMSGVLGTEAYKRYFNNPVSYAQGGITASMPAGSLAGSLVSSFIADKYSRKVALQFSCILWIIGAILQCAAVNVGMLCVGRVVAGMCVGIASSIVPVYQSEIAPKEIRGRVVSLQQWAITWGILIQYFIQYGAAQGVGGGPTDPNQPTAAFRIPWGVQMVPAVILFFGLFFFPYSPRWLASKDRWDEAMQVLAHLHGNGDVNHPKVLAQYQEIEEALRFEREENISSFKGLVAPRMYKRVLLGMSIQMWSQLCGMNIMMYYIVYIMQGAGIGNPLLTASIQYIINVLMTLPAIIFIDKLGRRPLLVGGSFMMMTWLFISGALQQYYGQPNTPETQTSENETVSWIVKDNYSVSAAIVSCSYLFVATFATTWGPVSWTYPAEIFPSKIRAKAVSLATSTNWFWNMVLAFAVPPLLWNINFKMYYIFATFNALAFLHTAFFAPETKGFTLEEMDDVFNSGLPAWKSHQVKSRLDDLENEIAAGNVKVGRPNNNTETQQVAAEPEKSAL; encoded by the exons ATGTATCAGGCGCAAAACGTTTACTTTATTTgcggcttcgccgccattg GCGGTGGTCTCTTCGGCTTCGATATCAGCTCAATGAGTGGTGTCCTTGGAACCGAGGCCTACAAGCGCTACTTCAACAACCCTGTATCGTATGCTCAGGGCGGTATCACAGCTTCCATGCCGGCCGGCTCCCTCGCCGGATCTCTCGTCTCGTCCTTCATCGCGGACAAGTACTCCCGCAAGGTCGCCCTCCAGTTCTCCTGCATCCTCTGgatcatcggcgccatcctgcaatgcgccgccgtcaacgtcgGCATGCTTTGCGTCGGTcgtgtcgtcgccggcatgTGTGTCGGTATTGCCTCGTCCATCGTCCCCGTCTACCAGTCAGAGATTGCCCCCAAGGAGATCCGTGGTCGCGTTGTATCGCTCCAGCAGTGGGCCATTACCTGGGGTATCCTGATCCAGTACTTCATCCAGTACGGTGCCGCCCAAGGCGTTGGAGGCGGTCCTACCGACCCCAACCAGCCGACTGCTGCTTTCCGCATTCCCTGGGGTGTGCAAATGGTCCCCGCTGTCATCCTCTTTTTCggtcttttcttcttcccctaTAGCCCGCGTTGGCTCGCCAGCAAGGACCGCTGGGACGAGGCCATGCAGGTTCTTGCTCACCTccacggcaacggcgacgtcaaCCACCCCAAGGTCCTGGCCCAGTACCAGGAGATTGAGGAGGCCCTTCGCTTCGAGCGCGAGGAGAACATCAGCTCTTTCAAGGGTCTTGTTGCCCCCCGCATGTACAAGCGCGTTCTGCTTGGCATGAGCATCCAGATGTGGTCCCAATTGTGCGGCATGAACATCATGATGT ACTACATCGTCTACATCATGCAGGGAGCCGGTATCGGCAACCCGCTCTTGACTGCTTCTATTCAGTACATCATCAACGTCTTGATGACCCTGCCTGCCATTATCTTTATTGACAAGCTCGGCCGTCGCCCTTTGCTTGTCGGCGGATCCTTCATGATGATGACTTGGCTGTTCATTTCCGGCGCACTTCAGCAGTACTACGGCCAGCCCAACACTCCCGAGACGCAGACCTCCGAGAATGAGACCGTCTCCTGGATCGTCAAGGACAATTACTCCGTTTCCGCCGCCATTGTCTCTTGCTCCTACTTGTTCGTCGCAACCTTTGCCACCACATGGGGTCCTGTTTCTTGGACGTACCCTGCCGAGATCTTCCCCAGCAAGATCCGTGCTAAGGCCGTCTCCCTGGCTACTAGCACCAACTGGTTCTGGAACATGGTTTTGGCCTTTGCCGTTCCTCCTCTGC TGTGGAACATCAACTTCAAGATGTACTACATCTTCGCCACCTTCAAtgccctcgccttcctccACACCGCCTTCTTTGCTCCCGAGACCAAG GGCTTCACTCTcgaggagatggacgacgTCTTCAACTCCGGCCTTCCCGCCTGGAAGAGCCACCAGGTCAAGTCGcgtctcgacgacctcgagaacGAGATTGCCGCCGGAAACGTCAAGGTTGGCCGtcccaacaacaacaccgagACTCAGCAGGTTGCTGCCGAGCCCGAGAAGTCCGCGCTCTAA
- a CDS encoding Putative short-chain dehydrogenase/reductase SDR, NAD(P)-binding domain superfamily: MAEPTARADLASRQLPSMTLATGLPSLPGSSASRTASATDDPTTRFALPGTAVITGGTGAIANAVARAMLQHGLAGLALLDLDVSSPAAAAQVAALRAEFPATRVDAHAVDVTDEAAVASVLDRVASDLGGVDYLVCLAGVVGCVHALDMPAAQFRRILDVNTTGAFICAQAAARLMVRQARGGRIVLTASISAHRVNFPQPQAAYNASKGALLQLKSSLAAEWARYGITVNSISPGYMDTVLNEGEGLREAREVWAARNPAGRMGIPDELGGVVVLLCSRAGSYFNGSDLVVDGGGIVF, translated from the coding sequence atggCCGAACCAACCGCCCGCGCCGACCTCGCAAGCCGCCAACTCCCCTCCATGACCCTCGCCACCGgcctcccctctctcccagGCTCCTCCGCGTCCCgcaccgcctccgccacggACGACCCCACCACGCGCTTCGCCCTCCccggcaccgccgtcatcaccggcggcaccggcgccatcgccaacgccgtcgcccgcgccaTGCTCCAGcacggcctcgccggcctcgccctcctcgacctcgacgtctcctcccccgccgccgccgcccaggtcgccgcTCTGCGCGCCGAGTTCCCCGCTACccgcgtcgacgcccacgccgtcgacgtcaccgacgaagccgccgtcgcctccgtcctcgaccgcgtcgcctcggacctcggcggcgtcgactaCCTCGTCTGCCTCGCCGGTGTCGTCGGCTGCGTCCACGCCCTCGACATGCCCGCCGCCCAGTTCCGCCGCATTCTCGACGTCAACACCACGGGCGCCTTCATCTgcgcccaggccgccgcgcGCCTCATGGTCCGCCAggcccgcggcggccgcatcGTCCTCAcggcctccatctcggcccaCCGCGTCAATTTCCCGCAGCCCCAGGCCGCCTACAACGCGAGCAAGGGCGCCCTGCTGCAGCTCAAGAGCAGCCTCGCCGCTGAGTGGGCCCGCTACGGCATCACAGTCAACAGCATCAGCCCGGGATACATGGATACCGTGCTcaacgagggcgaggggctGCGCGAGGCCCGCGAGGTCTGGGCCGCACGGAATCCGGCCGGCAGGATGGGCATAcccgacgagctcggcggcgtcgtcgtcctgctCTGCTCGAGGGCAGGGAGCTACTTCAACGGCAGCGActtggtcgtcgacggcggtggtATCGTGTTTTAG